A stretch of the Nicotiana tabacum cultivar K326 chromosome 6, ASM71507v2, whole genome shotgun sequence genome encodes the following:
- the LOC107818983 gene encoding putative xyloglucan galactosyltransferase GT11, with translation MLHRRQIIIRSRNLGKKMENSLATRSRNKFWFVFFVLFVSWYLLLYGVDWSSLPGIVTTTSRYEASSIESIRLASIPPPTRLVENNVSSNFNSSSINNATTDATKKETRSEEESINENDNVVHDLEALEKELEPLLRKNERKDEKFEKNATQEDKKGGKSCEGRYIYVAEIPSRFNEDMLKHCNLLNKWEDMCQYLVNMGLGPDLGNPQRVFSNKGWFTTNQFSLEVLFHNRMKQYDCLTNDSSKAAAVFVPYYAGFDVSRYLWDDFNTSMRDSGATEVAKILKEKPEWETMWGRDHFMIAGRITWDFRRGIEEDSAWGNKLMLLPEAQNMTILTIESSPWNRNDFAIPYPTYFHPSSDNDVLQWQNRMRRLRRRVLFSFAGAPRPNLEESIRSEIMEQCLATRRKCRLLECKDLHNKCNKPVHVMKLFQSSHFCLQPSGDSFTRRSTFDSILAGCIPVFFTPGSAYIQYIWHLPKDYTKYSVLIPEDDVRKKKVSIENVLSKIPRSQVAAMREEVIKLIPNVVYADPRSRLESVEDAFDLAVKGVLERVDVMRKEMRQGKNYSMVFDEEYSWKYYTFGTIEKHEWDHYFLRTSKEKY, from the coding sequence ATGCTCCATAGAAGACAGATAATAATTAGATCAAGAAACCTTGGTAAAAAGATGGAAAACTCTCTCGCCACAAGGTCTCGCAATAAATTTtggtttgttttctttgttttgtttgtttcttgGTACTTGTTGCTTTATGGTGTTGATTGGTCTTCTCTACCTGGAATTGTAACAACAACGTCACGATACGAAGCGAGTTCAATTGAATCCATTCGTCTAGCTTCTATTCCTCCTCCAACTCGCCTTGTTGAAAATAACGTTAGCTCAAATTTCAATTCTTCAAGTATTAATAATGCCACCACTGATGCTACAAAGAAGGAGACGCGATCCGAGGAGGAATCAATTAATGAAAATGACAATGTGGTACATGATTTGGAGGCGCTTGAGAAAGAATTGGAACCTTTGTTAAGAAAAAATGAACGGAAAGAtgaaaagtttgagaaaaatGCAACTCAAGAAGATAAAAAGGGAGGAAAATCGTGTGAAGGACGATATATATATGTTGCAGAAATACCAAGTAGGTTTAATGAAGACATGCTGAAACACTGTAATTTGTTAAATAAATGGGAAGATATGTGTCAATATTTGGTAAACATGGGACTTGGTCCTGATCTTGGTAACCCTCAGAGAGTTTTCTCAAACAAAGGTTGGTTTACGACGAATCAATTCTCGTTAGAAGTTCTGTTTCATAACAGAATGAAGCAATATGATTGTTTAACGAATGATTCTTCGAAAGCTGCAGCAGTTTTTGTGCCATATTATGCAGGTTTTGATGTGTCAAGGTATTTATGGGATGATTTCAATACATCAATGAGGGATTCAGGTGCAACTGAGGTTGCAAAAATTCTTAAGGAAAAACCTGAATGGGAAACTATGTGGGGTAGAGATCATTTCATGATTGCAGGTAGAATTACTTGGGATTTTAGGAGAGGTATTGAGGAGGATTCTGCTTGGGGTAACAAGTTAATGTTGTTGCCTGAGGCACAAAACATGACAATCTTGACAATCGAATCGAGTCCTTGGAACAGGAATGATTTCGCGATCCCATACCCGACATACTTTCATCCTTCAAGTGACAATGATGTGTTGCAATGGCAAAACAGAATGAGGAGGCTGAGGAGGAGGGTGTTGTTCTCGTTCGCGGGGGCACCACGACCAAATTTGGAGGAATCAATCAGAAGTGAGATAATGGAACAGTGTTTAGCAACGAGGCGAAAATGCAGACTCTTGGAATGCAAAGACTTGCACAACAAATGCAATAAACCAGTTCATGTTATGAAACTGTTTCAAAGTTCTCATTTTTGTTTACAACCCTCTGGTGATTCATTTACTAGAAGGTCTACTTTCGACTCCATTTTAGCTGGTTGTATACCGGTGTTTTTCACTCCAGGTTCTGCTTATATTCAATATATATGGCATTTACCTAAGGATTACACAAAATACTCAGTACTTATTCCAGAAGATGATGTGAGGAAAAAGAAAGTAAGCATTGAAAATGTACTATCTAAAATACCAAGATCACAAGTTGCAGCAATGAGAGAGGAAGTAATAAAGCTAATACCAAATGTGGTATATGCAGATCCAAGATCAAGATTGGAGAGTGTTGAAGATGCATTTGATTTAGCCGTCAAAGGGGTTCTTGAAAGGGTGGATGTaatgagaaaagaaatgagacAAGGCAAGAACTATAGTATGGTATTTGATGAAGAATATAGTTGGAAGTATTATACTTTTGGAACTATAGAAAAGCATGAGTGGGATCATTACTTTTTGAGAACAAGTAAAGAGAAGTACTAA